One region of Pseudoalteromonas galatheae genomic DNA includes:
- a CDS encoding formyltransferase family protein produces MKVVYFGNNLFSNCLAFLIKQGLSVEAAYINDIKENASFVKRLCDTHKIMTRSLKPTKEEFDEHIKSGVTLFVVADYGYRLPITNVKYAFNIHPSLLPKGRGPTPLTYLVDLPEFAGVSLHKLTDMLDGGDILLQEQFEVEKNESISSLMVKSSLLAESLLQTLLNDLETIYESATPQEERLATYWKLPSIKRRIMSWRDDTQQFRQALRQYGHFGILVELNGQLFIVSHLEVTDFKHDCDIGSIIFEDQTVISIAINGGYVVFTKNNMAFSNSSVQK; encoded by the coding sequence ATGAAAGTCGTCTATTTTGGGAACAATCTATTTTCAAATTGTTTAGCATTTTTGATTAAGCAAGGCTTAAGTGTTGAAGCTGCCTATATCAATGATATAAAGGAAAACGCAAGTTTCGTTAAACGGCTTTGTGATACACATAAAATAATGACACGTTCATTAAAACCGACGAAAGAAGAGTTTGATGAACATATAAAATCTGGAGTGACTCTTTTTGTCGTTGCTGACTATGGATATAGACTGCCGATAACGAATGTAAAATATGCTTTCAATATTCACCCCTCACTTTTACCTAAAGGAAGAGGACCTACGCCACTAACATACTTAGTTGACTTACCGGAATTTGCAGGTGTTAGTTTACATAAACTTACGGATATGCTCGATGGTGGAGATATCTTACTCCAAGAACAATTTGAAGTTGAAAAAAATGAATCCATTTCCTCTTTAATGGTGAAGTCAAGCTTGCTTGCGGAATCTTTACTACAAACCTTGTTAAATGATCTCGAAACTATCTATGAGAGCGCTACGCCACAAGAAGAACGATTAGCTACTTATTGGAAGCTTCCTAGTATAAAAAGAAGAATCATGTCGTGGCGTGATGACACTCAGCAATTTAGGCAAGCACTACGTCAATATGGACATTTTGGCATCTTAGTCGAACTGAATGGCCAACTTTTCATTGTAAGTCATTTGGAGGTAACTGATTTCAAGCATGACTGCGACATAGGCAGCATAATTTTTGAGGATCAAACAGTAATTAGTATCGCTATTAATGGCGGTTATGTCGTTTTTACGAAAAACAATATGGCGTTTTCCAATTCTTCGGTTCAAAAATAA
- a CDS encoding methionyl-tRNA formyltransferase yields the protein MKLAYFGGDVFFSCFESILNKGFEITKVYINEPIDSAVKISHYCEKLGIELVSTRPCYEDLLRLIDDGVELFVVASYKFKLPQTRVNYAINIHPTLLPAGRGPTPLPYVVEAPAFAGATIHKLAGEFDAGDIILQEKLSISEGESVSSIMVKTSLLASKLLKKFLNNLEEAYSNAIPQDCKDLSYCPALSLEDRVLNWDMNIEEIKRLVRRFGHWGVFMKIDNKPVLINNIEAVCFEHNYGTGTLIYEDCDLLAIAVIDGFLCIPKCRSIQG from the coding sequence ATGAAATTAGCTTATTTTGGCGGAGATGTATTTTTTTCCTGCTTCGAATCAATTTTAAATAAAGGCTTTGAAATTACTAAGGTATATATTAATGAGCCAATAGACAGTGCAGTCAAAATTTCACACTACTGTGAAAAATTAGGTATTGAACTGGTGTCAACTAGGCCCTGTTATGAGGATTTATTGCGGTTAATTGACGACGGAGTTGAACTATTTGTTGTTGCTAGCTACAAATTTAAATTACCTCAAACAAGAGTCAACTATGCAATCAACATTCACCCGACTCTACTGCCTGCTGGTCGAGGACCCACTCCTTTACCTTATGTTGTTGAAGCCCCTGCTTTTGCTGGAGCAACAATTCACAAATTGGCAGGTGAGTTTGACGCTGGAGATATCATATTACAAGAGAAATTGAGCATTTCAGAAGGTGAATCCGTATCTTCTATAATGGTAAAAACAAGTTTACTGGCAAGTAAACTGTTGAAGAAATTTTTAAACAACTTAGAAGAAGCTTATAGCAACGCTATCCCACAAGACTGCAAGGATTTAAGTTATTGCCCAGCCTTATCTCTGGAAGATAGAGTGCTTAATTGGGATATGAATATTGAAGAGATTAAACGTTTAGTTCGACGGTTTGGTCACTGGGGAGTTTTTATGAAAATTGACAATAAGCCTGTATTAATAAACAACATTGAAGCGGTCTGCTTTGAGCATAATTATGGGACCGGAACTCTAATCTATGAAGACTGTGACTTACTGGCAATTGCTGTAATAGACGGTTTTTTATGTATCCCCAAGTGTAGAAGTATTCAGGGGTAG
- a CDS encoding heparan-alpha-glucosaminide N-acetyltransferase, which translates to MQRNSYIDFMRAIAIILMVAFHFVWDLNHFGYIRADIPNGFFWKELRAVIVSLFLFSVGASLVYSYQGGISSKKLYWRLFKISSAAFLVTLSSLITLPEHWIYFGVLHFIAVATFLLVWLVGKPKLALLLSMLTFTAYIVLDIPWNWPFNYIQGYISKHPSDLVTPFPWLALPLLGIWATHFRIFALGPANQKAISPYVTSLSRHSLLIYLLHQPLLFAGFSAIEWLN; encoded by the coding sequence ATGCAAAGGAACAGTTATATCGATTTTATGAGGGCAATTGCAATTATTTTGATGGTTGCGTTTCATTTTGTCTGGGATTTAAACCATTTTGGTTACATTCGGGCAGACATACCTAATGGTTTTTTCTGGAAAGAGCTAAGAGCAGTAATCGTCAGTTTGTTCTTGTTTTCTGTTGGTGCCAGTTTGGTTTATTCCTACCAAGGTGGAATATCATCGAAGAAGTTGTATTGGCGGCTATTTAAGATATCTAGTGCAGCGTTTCTGGTGACTTTATCCTCACTCATTACTTTACCTGAGCATTGGATTTACTTTGGTGTTTTACACTTTATAGCTGTTGCTACCTTTTTGTTAGTATGGTTGGTCGGGAAGCCTAAACTTGCTTTGCTATTATCTATGCTTACTTTTACAGCATATATAGTTTTAGATATACCTTGGAATTGGCCATTCAACTATATTCAAGGTTACATTTCAAAACACCCTAGTGACTTAGTTACTCCGTTTCCTTGGCTAGCTTTGCCCTTGCTTGGTATCTGGGCTACACATTTTCGAATTTTTGCTTTAGGTCCAGCCAATCAAAAAGCAATATCCCCTTATGTGACATCGCTTAGTCGACACTCTTTACTGATTTATTTACTTCATCAACCTTTACTTTTTGCTGGTTTTAGCGCTATAGAATGGCTCAATTGA
- a CDS encoding TonB-dependent receptor family protein encodes MNCIVKLVKNSISISLIVSFSHTAMAEVNSPNSIERLTIVGKSNGISNIPGSVQVLAEKELATFDYSDIMRVLTSVPGVYVLEEDGYGLRPNIGMRGSGQNRSEKITVLEDNVLAAPAPYSAPSAYYFPTFGRIQQLEVHKGASSVLYGPRNIGGAINLLSRQIPEENLSGFFQVNGGQDGFAKIHTYVGGQSDNIGGLIEVFSYQADGFKDINQTEVDSGFNKNDVLMKTMFSSDAFFGTYQEIEFKLKYSDEKANETYMGLTNDDYQKSPYSRYAASQKDNIETEHFQFQVNHFVQLNSFSSIVTSLYFNDFNRNWYKASKIGGKGLSDGGIELAAMFDHGLLDEPLNVDLKANNRSYISKGLQSHFDFDIEDHNLKLGIRVHYDEMDRYQWIDSYSLNTDSSMTLTSAGVAGTDSNRIDSAEALSLFLLDEYQHDDLNIRLGFRFEDVDIKRKDWGKADPSRNYLPKETKNSSSAFLPSLGFTYAMTDNFVVLANVNKGFSPPAPGNESSEAEKSTNYEIGLRSSLGSVNSEAIVFYSDYKNMHGNCTVSQGCSDDNVGDQYNAGKVQVEGVELKLGYDFTASNIRFPINASYTYSKSRFKNSFESKLDTWGEVYSGFELPYIPENQLQLSLGAHGESWEGNLLFRYVGKSRSSAGKGQIPVDQLIEARTLLDFRAIYELSHKHTMSISVDNLLGKKYMVSRAHGSIMVGKPRSLILGYEYSF; translated from the coding sequence ATGAATTGTATTGTTAAATTAGTAAAAAATTCGATAAGCATTAGTTTAATTGTAAGTTTTAGTCATACGGCTATGGCAGAAGTAAATAGCCCAAATAGTATTGAACGCTTGACCATTGTAGGCAAATCCAATGGCATTAGTAATATTCCGGGAAGTGTTCAGGTTTTAGCTGAAAAAGAATTAGCCACCTTTGATTACTCTGACATTATGCGAGTACTAACGAGTGTCCCCGGTGTATATGTGTTAGAAGAAGACGGTTATGGTCTAAGGCCAAACATAGGAATGCGGGGGTCGGGCCAAAACCGGAGTGAGAAGATAACGGTTCTTGAAGACAATGTGTTAGCTGCACCAGCGCCCTATTCAGCTCCTTCCGCATACTACTTCCCAACATTTGGGAGAATTCAGCAGTTAGAAGTTCATAAGGGAGCATCGAGTGTACTTTATGGTCCTCGCAATATAGGAGGAGCTATAAATTTGTTGTCGAGGCAAATACCAGAAGAGAACCTTTCAGGCTTTTTTCAAGTGAACGGGGGACAAGATGGTTTCGCTAAAATACATACCTATGTAGGAGGACAAAGCGATAATATTGGTGGCTTGATTGAGGTTTTTAGTTATCAAGCTGACGGCTTTAAAGATATTAATCAAACGGAAGTAGATTCGGGCTTCAACAAAAATGATGTATTGATGAAAACGATGTTTAGCTCAGATGCTTTCTTTGGTACTTATCAAGAAATCGAATTTAAACTGAAGTATTCAGATGAAAAAGCCAACGAAACATACATGGGTTTAACTAATGACGATTACCAAAAAAGCCCTTATAGCAGGTATGCCGCATCCCAGAAAGACAACATTGAAACAGAACACTTTCAATTTCAAGTAAATCACTTTGTGCAATTAAATAGTTTTTCTTCAATCGTTACAAGCTTGTATTTTAACGACTTTAATCGTAATTGGTATAAAGCGAGTAAAATTGGAGGGAAAGGTTTATCTGACGGTGGGATTGAGCTAGCGGCTATGTTTGATCATGGGTTGCTAGATGAACCGCTAAACGTCGATTTGAAAGCAAATAATCGAAGTTATATATCTAAAGGGCTTCAGTCTCACTTCGACTTCGATATTGAAGATCACAATCTAAAACTAGGCATAAGAGTTCATTATGATGAAATGGATAGATATCAGTGGATAGATAGCTACAGTCTGAATACAGATTCTTCCATGACATTAACCTCTGCTGGAGTAGCTGGTACTGATTCAAACAGAATTGATAGCGCCGAAGCCTTATCACTATTTTTATTAGATGAATATCAACATGACGATCTGAATATTCGGTTGGGGTTTAGATTTGAAGATGTAGATATAAAAAGAAAAGACTGGGGGAAGGCTGATCCAAGTAGAAATTACTTACCTAAAGAAACTAAAAATTCGTCATCAGCTTTTCTACCCTCTTTAGGCTTCACATACGCTATGACAGATAATTTTGTTGTATTAGCCAACGTTAATAAGGGGTTTTCTCCTCCAGCTCCCGGAAATGAGAGTAGTGAAGCTGAGAAAAGTACCAATTACGAAATTGGCTTAAGAAGTAGTCTAGGTTCTGTTAACAGCGAGGCCATAGTTTTTTATTCGGATTATAAAAATATGCACGGAAACTGTACGGTCAGTCAGGGGTGTAGCGATGATAATGTGGGTGACCAATATAATGCGGGTAAAGTGCAAGTAGAAGGGGTGGAGTTAAAGCTAGGGTATGATTTCACTGCGAGTAATATTCGTTTTCCTATAAATGCCTCCTATACCTATTCAAAGAGTAGGTTTAAGAATAGCTTTGAATCCAAGTTGGATACTTGGGGAGAGGTTTATTCAGGTTTTGAGTTACCGTATATCCCTGAAAATCAATTACAGCTATCACTAGGGGCACATGGAGAAAGCTGGGAAGGAAACTTACTCTTTAGGTATGTTGGGAAATCGCGTTCTTCGGCGGGTAAAGGACAAATACCAGTTGATCAATTAATCGAAGCTAGAACATTGCTAGATTTTCGAGCTATCTATGAACTATCTCATAAACACACAATGAGTATTAGTGTAGATAATTTATTAGGAAAGAAATACATGGTCTCTCGCGCACATGGGTCGATTATGGTTGGAAAACCGCGCTCATTAATATTGGGGTATGAATACTCTTTCTGA
- a CDS encoding YybH family protein gives MKMKTINILLVLLMTFSFAVNAHGDKHKGKGLFKGVDTPAAKVVLAFHQALETGNKELAREQLADDVTIYEGGRVERSADEYAHHHMLSDMKYLAAMKSETLEHQVTILGNTAISASRSHTKGTYKGKERDYQGMETMVLEKQNGEWKIKHIHWSH, from the coding sequence ATGAAAATGAAAACAATAAATATATTACTCGTTTTATTAATGACGTTTAGTTTCGCAGTAAACGCGCACGGTGATAAACACAAAGGAAAAGGCTTGTTTAAAGGTGTAGATACACCTGCCGCAAAAGTCGTTTTGGCATTTCATCAGGCACTAGAAACGGGTAATAAGGAGCTAGCGAGAGAACAGCTAGCGGATGATGTCACCATCTACGAGGGAGGTCGCGTTGAAAGAAGTGCTGATGAATATGCTCATCACCATATGTTGTCGGATATGAAATATTTAGCAGCCATGAAGAGCGAAACACTCGAACATCAAGTGACGATTCTTGGAAATACCGCTATATCTGCTTCGCGCAGTCATACTAAAGGTACTTACAAAGGTAAAGAGCGCGATTATCAAGGCATGGAAACGATGGTGCTGGAAAAACAAAACGGTGAATGGAAGATCAAACACATTCATTGGTCACATTAA
- a CDS encoding copper resistance D family protein, with translation MEMIIWNTVIVLSKIVFYVGFACIAGYTFFRQIFEHNESHNNVVIANLKCTKTSVVVALIANGVWFFSSTGAMAEEGIQGALDTDMLAIMWDSSIGDGALLRATGLALAIIALASPFKFKSVVLNKYLKQGVLVSSLLLLAYTFILIGHVSELGLFEKALLILHVLVMTWWFGALFPLKQACQQLSNTELHLLMESFGKQASIAVSLLLVAGFWLAIQLVGSVQALLTSSYGQTLLFKLFLVISILAIAAKHKLKLVPQLKNNDGREALSKSISVEMIVAFAILTVTAGLTSVVGPAN, from the coding sequence ATGGAAATGATTATCTGGAATACCGTTATTGTACTGTCCAAAATTGTATTTTACGTTGGCTTTGCCTGTATTGCTGGTTATACATTTTTCAGGCAAATATTTGAGCATAACGAATCTCATAATAATGTTGTAATAGCGAACCTAAAATGTACAAAGACTTCAGTCGTCGTAGCTTTGATTGCTAATGGCGTTTGGTTCTTTTCCAGCACTGGCGCAATGGCGGAAGAAGGCATTCAAGGGGCACTGGACACTGATATGTTGGCTATTATGTGGGACTCGTCTATTGGTGATGGCGCTTTGCTTCGAGCCACAGGATTAGCACTAGCGATAATCGCATTAGCATCTCCTTTCAAGTTCAAATCAGTTGTACTGAATAAGTACTTAAAACAAGGTGTTTTGGTGTCTAGTTTATTATTACTTGCCTATACCTTTATCTTAATAGGTCATGTATCTGAGCTAGGACTGTTCGAAAAAGCGTTATTAATACTCCATGTGCTTGTCATGACTTGGTGGTTTGGGGCGCTTTTCCCACTTAAACAGGCTTGCCAACAACTAAGTAATACAGAACTTCATTTGCTGATGGAAAGCTTTGGTAAGCAAGCAAGTATTGCCGTGAGTTTATTGCTGGTTGCTGGTTTTTGGCTAGCTATCCAATTAGTCGGTAGTGTTCAAGCGCTGTTGACTTCAAGCTACGGGCAAACTTTGTTATTTAAGCTCTTTCTCGTTATTTCGATATTGGCTATCGCCGCTAAGCATAAATTAAAACTCGTGCCACAACTTAAAAATAACGATGGTAGAGAAGCACTATCTAAATCTATCTCGGTAGAAATGATAGTTGCTTTTGCCATTTTAACCGTAACCGCAGGGCTAACAAGTGTTGTTGGTCCAGCAAATTAA
- a CDS encoding DUF4198 domain-containing protein — protein sequence MNIIKNLKVKRVITRLLVTLNMLVLPTVLAHETFLLPIQSVWEMNSNVEVRMASGLSFPDLTWGVNQERISSSTVQLNGKNVASPLFKDGKAFLTVSFKASEAGFGVVAISTKKRSGDIEHKNTEEYLEEIGASESIKQAFRALPGKPPLHRSYVKHTKSLICVKSCKKSQDLSLKPVGQKLEFITANEDLNRFQLLLDGKPLPHHDVKVRNSEKELYQYRTDSRGMFSIGEQVSGAVMLAAVAITLPEKPDGLYHSDYASLVLNTKQ from the coding sequence GTGAACATAATTAAAAACTTAAAAGTTAAACGAGTAATTACTCGACTATTAGTTACCTTGAACATGCTTGTATTGCCTACAGTTCTGGCTCACGAGACATTTTTGCTTCCAATTCAAAGTGTTTGGGAAATGAATAGTAACGTAGAGGTTAGAATGGCGAGCGGATTAAGCTTTCCTGACCTTACATGGGGCGTAAACCAAGAGCGTATTTCTTCGTCAACGGTTCAACTTAATGGAAAAAATGTAGCCAGCCCATTATTTAAAGATGGTAAAGCTTTTTTAACCGTTAGTTTCAAGGCAAGCGAAGCTGGCTTTGGAGTGGTAGCTATAAGCACTAAAAAGCGCTCTGGTGATATCGAACATAAAAATACCGAAGAATATTTGGAGGAAATAGGTGCATCAGAATCTATTAAGCAGGCTTTTAGAGCATTACCGGGCAAGCCTCCATTACACAGAAGTTACGTCAAACATACAAAAAGTTTGATTTGCGTTAAAAGCTGCAAAAAAAGCCAAGATTTAAGTTTGAAACCTGTTGGTCAAAAGCTTGAATTTATAACTGCTAACGAAGATTTAAATCGTTTTCAACTTCTGCTCGATGGCAAGCCTTTACCTCATCATGACGTGAAGGTACGAAACTCTGAGAAAGAGCTTTATCAATATAGAACTGATTCTCGCGGCATGTTTTCTATTGGAGAGCAGGTATCGGGTGCTGTCATGCTTGCAGCCGTTGCTATAACTTTGCCCGAAAAACCAGATGGGCTGTATCACAGTGATTATGCCTCTTTAGTGTTAAACACTAAGCAATAG
- a CDS encoding copper resistance system multicopper oxidase, producing the protein MRNNNPLHQVSTPRRRFVQGLAAGGVLAAFPSILHAASSLVEGTITGTVPELSGEVIDLVIGESPVNFTGVVRTATTINGSIPAPTLRLREGDDVTIRVTNKLSVPSSIHWHGIILPYQMDGVPGISFKGIMPGETFVYKFKLQQSGTYWYHSHSGFQEMTGMYGALIIEPKEKDIISADSEHVIQLSDWTDDDPMDLFRKLKVQSDVFNFNQPTVPEFFDDISNSSVSNALQRREMWNKMRMNPTDLTDLSASAMTFLMNGTAPMANWRGMFKAGEKVRLRFINGASNTFFDVRIPELKLTVVQADGQNVEPVTVDEFRFGPGETYDVIVEPKNDAYTIFAQSMDRSGYAKGTLSVAPNIDAPVPALDPVEWLTMTDMMGKMAQGSEHSTMAGMADMQGMNSKKMDHSSMGHGSMAMDHSKHRITKSPLAVASTKVRHAKTEYGASVDMRVDMPRTNLDDPGIGLRKNGRRVLTLADLHSLEGITNQQEPEAEIELHLTGNMERYSWSFDGLEFGKSTPVHMKHNQRLRVILQNDTMMTHPMHLHGMWSDLENEQGDVQVRRHTIPVQPAQRISFLTTPHDVGRWAWHCHLLFHMDAGMFREVVVS; encoded by the coding sequence ATGAGAAATAACAATCCATTACATCAAGTTTCTACGCCACGTAGACGCTTTGTACAAGGATTAGCTGCTGGCGGTGTATTAGCTGCTTTTCCAAGTATTCTTCACGCTGCTTCATCTTTAGTGGAGGGAACAATAACAGGTACTGTGCCCGAACTAAGTGGGGAAGTAATAGATCTGGTGATAGGTGAGTCACCAGTAAACTTCACAGGTGTTGTAAGAACCGCTACGACAATAAATGGCTCAATACCAGCGCCTACCTTGCGCCTAAGAGAAGGTGATGATGTTACGATTAGAGTAACGAATAAATTATCAGTACCGAGTTCAATTCATTGGCATGGCATCATTCTTCCGTATCAGATGGATGGCGTTCCGGGTATTAGCTTTAAAGGGATAATGCCGGGTGAAACCTTTGTTTATAAATTTAAGCTGCAACAAAGTGGCACGTATTGGTATCACTCACACAGTGGCTTTCAAGAAATGACAGGTATGTACGGTGCATTAATCATTGAACCAAAAGAAAAGGATATTATTAGTGCTGATAGTGAACATGTTATCCAATTATCTGATTGGACAGATGATGACCCAATGGATTTGTTTCGTAAGTTAAAAGTACAAAGCGATGTATTTAACTTCAATCAACCTACCGTTCCAGAGTTTTTTGATGACATTTCAAATAGCAGCGTTTCAAATGCGCTACAGCGCCGTGAAATGTGGAATAAAATGAGAATGAACCCTACAGATCTTACAGATTTATCAGCATCAGCAATGACTTTCTTAATGAATGGCACTGCGCCAATGGCAAATTGGCGTGGAATGTTTAAAGCCGGAGAAAAGGTTAGACTCAGGTTTATTAACGGCGCTAGCAATACGTTTTTTGATGTAAGAATACCTGAGTTGAAGTTAACAGTTGTACAAGCTGATGGACAAAATGTTGAACCTGTGACAGTAGATGAATTTAGATTTGGCCCCGGTGAAACTTATGACGTGATTGTTGAGCCAAAAAATGATGCGTATACCATTTTTGCTCAAAGCATGGATCGTTCAGGTTATGCTAAAGGAACTTTATCAGTGGCACCTAATATTGATGCACCAGTACCTGCTCTAGATCCTGTTGAATGGCTAACGATGACAGATATGATGGGTAAAATGGCCCAAGGCAGTGAGCATTCCACAATGGCTGGTATGGCAGACATGCAGGGTATGAATTCTAAAAAAATGGATCATAGCTCAATGGGCCACGGTTCGATGGCGATGGATCATAGTAAACATAGAATAACTAAAAGCCCATTGGCTGTTGCTAGCACCAAAGTGCGTCATGCAAAAACAGAGTATGGAGCTTCAGTTGACATGCGTGTTGATATGCCTAGAACAAATCTTGATGATCCCGGTATAGGTTTACGTAAAAATGGTCGCCGTGTTTTAACACTTGCAGATTTACATTCTCTTGAGGGAATTACAAACCAGCAAGAGCCAGAAGCTGAAATTGAATTACATTTAACTGGAAATATGGAGCGTTATAGCTGGTCATTTGATGGCTTGGAATTCGGAAAAAGCACGCCAGTTCACATGAAACACAATCAACGTTTAAGAGTTATTTTACAAAACGATACAATGATGACACACCCCATGCACCTGCACGGTATGTGGAGCGATTTAGAGAATGAGCAAGGAGATGTTCAGGTTCGTCGCCATACTATCCCCGTGCAACCAGCGCAAAGAATTAGTTTTTTAACAACACCTCATGACGTAGGTCGTTGGGCATGGCATTGCCATTTATTATTCCACATGGATGCAGGTATGTTTAGAGAGGTAGTTGTATCATGA
- a CDS encoding copper resistance protein B has protein sequence MKSSILTNTLRLLLIGLPIISVSVSAKDEMAEMSDSKMQAQGGDAPKDARDPHAYAAGTTLTEGPYALDSDKRLTLADEHSFYALLGDRLEYNEQTNAGVFDFQAWYGTTFDRLVIKTEGDFSKGSLEENQTDILWSHAVSTYWDTQTGIRFDYSKDGENRQWLAFGMRGLAPYWFDLDMTAYLGEKGNTALSLRAEYELLLTQKLIVQPRAELTLYGKDDVQNNLGSGLSSSAIGFRVRYEFTRQFAPYVGVEWTNKFGHTADFAKLSGQSTRDTAFVAGIKFWL, from the coding sequence ATGAAATCATCAATACTAACCAATACGTTAAGATTATTATTAATAGGTTTACCTATTATAAGTGTATCTGTATCTGCAAAAGATGAGATGGCAGAGATGAGTGACTCTAAAATGCAGGCACAAGGTGGTGATGCACCTAAAGATGCTAGAGACCCTCATGCTTATGCAGCAGGTACAACATTGACTGAAGGTCCTTATGCACTCGATAGCGACAAACGACTGACTTTGGCAGATGAACATTCATTTTATGCGCTACTAGGGGATCGTCTTGAATATAATGAGCAAACAAACGCAGGTGTATTTGACTTTCAGGCATGGTACGGCACTACTTTTGATAGATTAGTCATAAAAACCGAGGGTGACTTCAGCAAAGGTAGTTTAGAAGAAAACCAAACTGATATTTTATGGAGTCACGCAGTTTCAACATATTGGGATACACAAACGGGGATACGATTTGATTACAGCAAGGACGGTGAAAACCGCCAGTGGCTAGCCTTTGGCATGAGGGGGCTTGCTCCATATTGGTTTGATCTCGACATGACTGCCTACTTGGGCGAAAAAGGCAATACAGCACTATCGCTTAGAGCGGAATATGAGCTATTACTTACACAAAAGTTAATTGTTCAACCACGTGCAGAGTTGACGCTTTACGGTAAGGATGACGTCCAAAATAACCTTGGTAGCGGTTTATCGAGTAGTGCTATTGGTTTTCGTGTTCGTTATGAGTTTACCCGCCAGTTTGCTCCCTATGTTGGCGTTGAGTGGACAAATAAATTTGGTCATACAGCCGACTTTGCCAAGTTAAGTGGGCAAAGTACTCGTGATACTGCTTTTGTTGCAGGTATCAAATTTTGGCTTTAA